A genomic region of Pseudomonas sp. KU43P contains the following coding sequences:
- a CDS encoding cyclophilin-like fold protein, translating into MQISVGERHYKIRLADTEAARAFSSLIPLTLEMADLNSNEKYVDLAVSLPKDASVPGTIKVGDVMLYGSKTLVVFYKTFKTPYSYTLIGNIENPDGLMQMLGSDVIRVEFSQH; encoded by the coding sequence ATGCAAATCTCAGTAGGCGAGCGACATTACAAAATCAGGTTGGCTGACACTGAGGCAGCTCGTGCCTTCTCCTCGTTGATACCGCTGACGCTCGAAATGGCCGATCTCAACAGTAACGAAAAGTATGTGGATCTCGCGGTATCACTCCCTAAGGATGCGAGCGTTCCAGGAACGATCAAGGTAGGGGACGTCATGCTGTATGGATCGAAGACCCTGGTGGTCTTCTACAAGACATTCAAAACGCCCTACTCCTACACCCTTATCGGAAACATTGAAAACCCCGATGGACTGATGCAGATGCTTGGCAGTGACGTTATCCGAGTCGAATTTTCCCAGCACTGA
- a CDS encoding MFS transporter, with protein sequence MSLQHSSRQVWSAVLAMSLCAFALVASEFLPVSLLTPIASDLSLTEGQAGQAISISGFFAVITSLLLATVTQGIDRKPVLLATTALMLVSGGMLAFAPNYLTLMVGRAVLGIAIGGYWSMSTAVMMRIAPQALVPKAIAVMQGGTALATAIAAPVGSYLGGIIGWRGAFFCVVPLAAMAMIWQAFTLPTMPSKRTQVSTTGSLRLLGDSKVALGMAAVAFLFMGQFTLFTYLRPFLETVTHVDVPTLSLLLLIIGAAGLVGTMLAGSLVSQSLHKVLVGIPLIMTAIAFAVIVVGSWLVPVAAVLGLWGLVATCAPVGWFTWLAKALPHDAEAGGGLMVAVIQLAITAGATAGGMLYDGMGYKATFIASGIFLLIATALSVVTSRWRGAART encoded by the coding sequence ATGTCCCTTCAACACTCAAGCCGTCAGGTCTGGAGCGCTGTACTGGCGATGTCGCTCTGTGCTTTTGCCTTGGTGGCTTCTGAGTTCCTGCCCGTGAGTTTGCTCACGCCGATTGCATCCGATTTGTCACTGACTGAAGGCCAGGCAGGGCAGGCCATTTCTATCTCGGGGTTCTTTGCTGTAATCACCAGCCTGTTACTGGCCACCGTAACCCAAGGGATCGACCGCAAGCCCGTACTGCTGGCCACGACAGCACTTATGCTAGTTTCCGGGGGCATGTTGGCCTTTGCCCCGAACTACTTGACGTTGATGGTAGGGCGAGCCGTACTGGGAATCGCCATTGGCGGCTATTGGTCGATGTCTACCGCAGTGATGATGCGCATCGCGCCCCAGGCACTCGTTCCGAAGGCTATTGCTGTGATGCAGGGAGGTACCGCGCTGGCTACGGCAATCGCAGCGCCAGTTGGGAGCTATCTAGGCGGCATCATTGGTTGGAGAGGGGCATTCTTTTGCGTGGTGCCTTTGGCTGCAATGGCGATGATCTGGCAAGCCTTCACTCTGCCGACAATGCCAAGTAAGCGGACTCAAGTATCGACCACTGGCTCGTTGCGCCTGCTTGGGGACAGCAAGGTCGCCCTCGGCATGGCCGCAGTTGCGTTTCTCTTCATGGGGCAGTTCACACTCTTTACGTATCTGCGGCCTTTCCTGGAGACGGTCACGCATGTCGATGTGCCCACGCTCTCGCTCTTACTCTTGATCATCGGTGCCGCAGGATTGGTAGGCACCATGTTAGCCGGCTCTCTTGTTAGTCAAAGTCTGCATAAGGTTTTAGTTGGAATACCGTTGATCATGACTGCCATCGCTTTCGCCGTAATCGTGGTTGGTAGCTGGCTTGTTCCTGTGGCCGCAGTGCTGGGGCTGTGGGGGCTGGTCGCGACCTGTGCACCGGTGGGATGGTTTACCTGGTTGGCCAAGGCATTGCCACACGATGCAGAAGCTGGTGGTGGGTTGATGGTCGCAGTAATTCAGTTGGCTATCACTGCTGGTGCAACTGCAGGCGGGATGCTGTACGACGGGATGGGTTATAAGGCTACCTTCATCGCCAGTGGCATATTCTTGCTCATTGCAACCGCACTCAGTGTTGTCACAAGCCGTTGGCGTGGCGCGGCACGCACGTAG
- a CDS encoding AraC family transcriptional regulator N-terminal domain-containing protein codes for MPATALPPSRTNPMATLCRVIGAHAPIAGDFATSIAGLSVYRRNAPAPPITCIVEPSIVLVTQGAKEMVIGGDVFPYDTTRFLVTSLNIPANSAVTLASEEAPCLGLVFKLDLRTLAELIAQDGRPPVSGQSFHTSAGVGELGPKLLESFTRLIELLEEPDAIPVLWPLIQREIHYRLLLSDQAPLLRYIASVGSKGHRIAKAIDWMKLNYAEPLRVDELASQVQMGLSTFHQHFRQLTAMSPLQYQKWLRLNEAKRLMLNEHLDAATAAFKVGYESPSQFSREYGRHFGTPPKRDIAELRLGAERSAASTPNVP; via the coding sequence ATGCCCGCAACCGCACTGCCACCTTCACGCACGAACCCAATGGCTACGCTGTGCCGGGTCATCGGTGCCCACGCGCCCATCGCTGGGGATTTCGCGACGAGCATTGCAGGCCTAAGCGTCTATCGGCGCAACGCACCAGCGCCACCGATTACGTGCATTGTCGAACCAAGCATTGTTTTGGTTACGCAAGGGGCAAAGGAAATGGTCATCGGCGGTGACGTATTCCCATACGACACGACCCGCTTTCTAGTCACCTCACTAAACATCCCCGCCAACTCGGCGGTGACATTGGCCAGTGAGGAAGCCCCCTGTCTTGGCCTGGTGTTCAAGCTCGATTTGCGCACGCTGGCTGAATTGATCGCGCAAGATGGTCGCCCTCCAGTGAGCGGTCAGTCCTTTCACACCAGCGCTGGAGTTGGTGAACTGGGCCCGAAGCTGTTGGAGAGCTTCACCCGCCTGATTGAGCTGTTGGAGGAGCCCGATGCCATCCCGGTGCTCTGGCCTCTGATTCAGCGAGAGATCCACTATCGGTTGCTGCTAAGTGACCAAGCCCCTCTCCTGCGCTATATCGCCTCCGTGGGCAGCAAGGGGCATCGAATCGCCAAGGCCATCGACTGGATGAAGCTGAACTACGCCGAACCTCTGCGGGTGGACGAACTGGCTTCTCAGGTACAGATGGGCCTCTCGACATTCCATCAGCACTTCCGACAGCTCACCGCAATGAGTCCATTGCAGTACCAGAAATGGTTGAGGTTGAACGAGGCAAAACGCTTGATGCTCAACGAACACCTCGATGCAGCGACCGCCGCATTCAAGGTCGGGTACGAAAGTCCATCGCAGTTCAGCCGTGAGTACGGGCGCCATTTCGGCACGCCTCCAAAACGCGATATCGCGGAGCTGCGTTTGGGTGCGGAAAGGTCAGCTGCCTCCACGCCCAACGTACCCTGA
- a CDS encoding histone-like nucleoid-structuring protein, MvaT/MvaU family, translating to MSRLAEFRKLEQTLAAQLAELEAMKGSTELKKEIEFEEKLRDLLNKYGFSLRDIINLLDPQAGRRSAPAVAEKSPRRARQVKQYKNPHNGEIIETKGGNHKLLKEWKAQYGADEVEGWVAR from the coding sequence ATGTCTCGTTTGGCAGAATTCAGAAAGCTTGAGCAAACGCTGGCCGCGCAGCTCGCTGAGCTTGAGGCGATGAAGGGCAGCACCGAGCTGAAGAAAGAAATCGAATTCGAAGAAAAGCTTCGTGATTTGCTGAACAAGTACGGCTTCAGCCTGCGTGACATCATCAACCTGCTGGATCCTCAAGCTGGTCGTCGTAGCGCCCCGGCTGTGGCAGAGAAATCGCCGCGTCGTGCCCGTCAGGTGAAGCAGTACAAGAATCCGCATAATGGCGAGATTATTGAGACCAAGGGCGGCAACCACAAATTGCTGAAAGAGTGGAAAGCCCAGTACGGTGCCGATGAGGTTGAAGGCTGGGTAGCCCGATAA
- a CDS encoding helix-turn-helix domain-containing protein: protein MIDLLNVLRYKSESTDIDFKSAQYRFNGGTEADKSELLKDILAIANSWRDGTGYILLGFKDQRPHPAEVVGIQDSIDDSRIQQLVNSKVKPKLTFRYEEHLYEGKTIGIIIIPKQKRPFYLASPYGKLKSNVVYVRRGSSTDEAEPVEVIAMGNEDSGRGDLKIELSLLTPENEKLPNSFSRTYLHFTEELPDFKRQREPRGPFDLSLGLERDNSDFWREYGDYSYVNNGCIAMRFLLTNRSNVQLSNSKLELTVQAMNSQGVQMIAGREMPDEPKPTWSLTNPLTLNAVRAQMEEKLEIDESGPTPVCHIRIGSLLPGEQGRSELLAILPDGPGRLRLRLRVLGRELAEPIEEEHLIEVTGQVLSLDFEGYKRFLLAEQTESI from the coding sequence ATGATCGACCTGCTTAACGTGCTGCGCTACAAAAGCGAGAGCACTGACATTGACTTCAAATCAGCCCAGTACCGCTTCAACGGCGGAACTGAGGCTGATAAGTCTGAGCTGTTGAAGGACATTCTCGCGATCGCGAACTCTTGGCGTGATGGCACTGGCTACATCCTTTTAGGATTCAAGGATCAGCGCCCGCACCCAGCTGAAGTCGTCGGAATCCAAGACAGCATCGATGACTCTCGGATTCAGCAGCTCGTGAACAGCAAGGTGAAGCCCAAGTTGACGTTTCGCTACGAGGAGCACCTGTATGAGGGGAAGACCATAGGCATCATCATCATCCCTAAGCAGAAACGTCCATTTTACCTCGCAAGCCCTTACGGGAAGCTCAAGAGCAATGTGGTGTATGTCCGCCGAGGCAGCAGCACTGACGAAGCAGAGCCGGTCGAGGTCATCGCGATGGGAAATGAAGATAGCGGACGTGGCGATCTGAAAATCGAGCTGTCTCTCCTGACTCCCGAAAATGAGAAGCTTCCAAATAGCTTCTCTCGTACCTACCTGCATTTCACCGAGGAACTGCCTGATTTCAAGAGGCAGCGCGAGCCCCGTGGCCCTTTCGATCTGTCGCTGGGTTTAGAAAGAGACAACAGTGATTTTTGGCGAGAATACGGCGACTACTCGTACGTGAACAACGGGTGTATTGCGATGCGATTTCTGTTGACCAACCGATCTAATGTACAGCTCTCCAACTCCAAGCTTGAGTTGACCGTGCAAGCTATGAACTCCCAAGGTGTTCAAATGATCGCTGGCCGCGAGATGCCCGATGAGCCGAAGCCTACGTGGAGCCTGACCAACCCATTGACTTTAAACGCGGTACGGGCACAAATGGAAGAGAAGTTGGAGATAGATGAAAGCGGCCCAACCCCGGTTTGCCACATTCGCATTGGATCTCTCTTACCAGGAGAGCAGGGCAGGTCGGAACTGCTTGCGATCCTTCCCGATGGCCCCGGAAGATTGCGCCTCCGCCTGCGTGTCCTAGGTCGCGAGCTGGCTGAGCCGATCGAAGAGGAACACTTGATAGAGGTAACAGGCCAGGTTCTCTCGCTGGACTTTGAAGGCTACAAGAGATTCCTCCTCGCAGAGCAAACTGAGAGCATCTGA
- a CDS encoding alpha/beta hydrolase, whose amino-acid sequence MKSLFVAFALMASSLTAGAADMSHGANNFYQSDQVSLERVTFKNQFQMTTVGNLYLPTKQSVNAKHPAIIVGHPMGAVKEQSSNLYAQKLAEQGFVTLAIDLSFWGESDGRPRNLVSPDIYSEDFSAAVDYLGAQGFVDRNRIGVLGICGSGSFAISAAKIDPRMKAIATVSMYDMGAANRNGLKHGVSVEQRKKAIAEAVAQRDVEFAGGETKYTSGTVDQLTESSNAIEREFYDFYRTPRGEFTPKGLSPLLTTHPTLTSNVRFMNFYPFNDIETISPRPMLFIAGEEAHSREFSEEAYRLAGEPKELVIVPGAGHVDLYDRVEMIPFSKLTSFFRENLK is encoded by the coding sequence ATGAAGTCTTTGTTCGTTGCGTTTGCCTTGATGGCCAGTTCACTCACTGCGGGAGCCGCCGATATGTCCCATGGGGCCAACAATTTCTATCAGAGTGATCAGGTTTCACTCGAGCGCGTCACCTTCAAGAACCAGTTCCAGATGACCACTGTCGGCAATCTGTATCTGCCCACAAAACAGAGCGTCAACGCCAAGCATCCCGCAATCATCGTCGGGCACCCGATGGGGGCGGTCAAAGAGCAAAGCTCGAATCTTTATGCCCAGAAGCTGGCAGAGCAGGGCTTCGTCACCTTGGCCATCGATCTGTCGTTCTGGGGTGAAAGTGACGGGCGTCCGCGCAATCTAGTGTCGCCGGACATCTATTCCGAAGACTTCAGTGCGGCGGTTGACTATCTCGGTGCTCAAGGTTTCGTTGATCGGAACCGTATTGGCGTGCTGGGTATCTGTGGCAGCGGCAGCTTTGCCATCAGTGCGGCGAAAATTGATCCACGTATGAAAGCGATTGCAACGGTCAGCATGTACGACATGGGTGCCGCCAACCGCAATGGACTCAAGCATGGCGTCTCGGTCGAACAGCGCAAAAAGGCTATCGCCGAAGCAGTAGCCCAGCGTGATGTCGAGTTTGCCGGAGGCGAAACTAAGTACACCAGTGGCACGGTGGATCAGCTAACTGAGAGCTCTAATGCCATCGAGCGGGAGTTTTACGACTTTTACCGCACACCTCGTGGTGAGTTCACTCCCAAAGGGTTGTCGCCGCTTCTGACGACGCACCCGACGCTGACCAGTAACGTCAGGTTCATGAACTTCTATCCGTTCAATGACATCGAGACGATCTCGCCTCGTCCCATGTTGTTCATCGCAGGAGAGGAGGCTCATTCCCGGGAGTTTAGCGAAGAGGCGTATCGCCTTGCCGGCGAACCCAAGGAACTCGTGATTGTCCCGGGCGCTGGCCATGTGGATCTGTACGACCGCGTAGAGATGATCCCTTTCAGCAAACTGACGTCTTTCTTCCGCGAAAACCTCAAGTGA